The sequence below is a genomic window from Nostoc flagelliforme CCNUN1.
ACTAAATCGCCAATGGAACCAGGTTATCGCTATTAATTTAATCGGGTTTGTGGCGTTTTTAAATTTTGTTTTAACGCCTGCTTCGTTCTTTATTGATCGAGAACGTCAATTACCCTTAAGGGAATTGTCTGCGGTCATTCTAGAAGCAAAAGAACCAAATGAAGAATTGATCATGCTTGGCTTCAAAAAGCCTAGTGTGGTATTTTACAGCCACATTCACGTAAATTATTTAGGACTTCCCCAAGAGGCTATAGACCATATCAAAAACCAGGCTGCTAAAGGACTAAAACCTGCTTCAGTGCTGCTGTTGGCTGAACAGAAAAAGTTTTTACAAATGGACTTACAGCCAGATGATTACAAGAATTTATCAACCAAGGGTGCTTATAACTTGGTTCGAGTTCCTTTTAAGAAAAAGAAAAGTGAAAAAATGGATATTTCATAATTGGGAATTGGGAATTGGGCATTGGGCAATAATAGTACTTCTTCCCCTGCTTCCCCTGCTTCCCCTGCTCCCATCCCCATTAACATTTGCCATTGTAACCGTTGACAGCTAAAGCGTGATTAATCTGGTTTAATAGGTCTTCCATTGATATTGATCGCGGTAATATTTGGGTAGCGATCGCACCAACAACAGTTTCTATCGATTCCAAACTATTCTTCTTCTGCTTGTCAATTTCCTTATAAGCTACCCCAGGCTGGAAACTAGTTTCTGGGTGATTTAATCGCTGATTCAGTACTAAAATTGGTGGTAACTTGTCAGGCGAATCTCCCAATGTTTTCAGTGCTTTTAGCACGTCTTTGTGGATAGCGGATTCTCCTAAACAAATTAGCAGTAAGTCAACGCTTTGGTGGCGAATTTGTTGTAATACTTCTGCCCAGCAAGGACTCATCGCCGCTTTGAAGCCTGCTGTTTGTAGGTACTGAATTAAAGCTTGGAACCACTCAGACCCCCGTTCCGCAGTTTCACTGCTAATTGAGCAATTTTTTGCTGTCCGAGAACCCTTAAGTTGCTTGCGTCTTACCTGTGGTAAATCACGCAGCATTGTCAAATCCACTACCAAGATGTTAGGAGGACAGCAAATACCAGAAGCAATTTCCAATACTGATAGTAAGGCATCCGTTTTCTCAGTGCGGCTGCTGTTGTCTTTAGCAAATGGTGTTAAGTAAGGAAATACAGATAATTCTGGTATTTTAGAAGCTATTAGAGTAGTTGCGACATCGCAAGTAACTAGTGGTATAGCCGCCAAACGTGGGTGCTGAATTAGTTCTTGTAGATAAATTTGGGCGGTGGTACTTTCGACATCTAGCAAAATGACATCAAACTGCCATACCCGCGCTAAAAGTTCTGCTTGATCTAGGTCATCTACTTCAATCACTCGGTGTTCTCGAAGTGAGGGGTGGGGATTGACCGATTCCAACTGGGGATTCACCAACCGGAGAATTCGCAGTGGGGTTTTAGTTGGGATAATTACGCTGTTGTTTGACCCTTGCGGCAAAACTGCTGGTGAAGTACATAATTTTTCGAGAACTGGTGCTAAAAGGTGATTCTCTACTGGCAAGCTTAAGAAACCATCGGCTCGGTTAGCAAATGCTTGCTCCTTTTCGGCTGCCGTCGCTGTCACAATTACAGATATATGACGGGTTGCGGTGTCAGATTTTAGTAAAGTCAGCACGTCCCAGCCTGATAGCAAGGGTAGCAACGGATTCAAAAATATGGCGATTGGTTGCAAGCGCCGAGCTTTTTCAACTGCTTCTGTCCCCGATCGCGCAATCACTACCCGATATCCTAAACCTTTTAGTTGTTCGGTCAAGTCTTCAATATATCGCGCTACTGCCTCGACTACTAAAACCAACCGTTGCGAACTGGCAAGATGATGCTGTGCGGGCGTACTAACATGCTGACGAGTGGCGGCTGAGTTTTCCCGTGTCGATTGGTATCGTGTTTCTTCCTCTTCTCCAGTTCCCATATCTGGTTCCAAAAAGCCTGTTTTCGGGGGACTGGGCGGCAGAAGTAGTGTAAACTGGCTACCTTTTCCTTCACGCGATAAGAAGCTAACATCTCCTCCGTGGAGACGAGCCAGGGCCCGGGTTAATACCAGCCCCAAACCAGTGCCTTCAAATTGGCGAGTCAGGGGATTTTCTAGTTGTTGGAATTTTTGAAAGATTAAGTGTTGCTGGTGTTCAGGAATCCCAATGCCTGTATCCCAAACGGTAAAGGCAATCCATCCTTCCCAACGACTCACCCGTAGCCCAATTTCGCCAGATATTTCGGTGAATTTAAAGGCGTTGGAAAGTAGGTGTACTAGCATCTGGCGCAAGCGCAATTCATCTGCCACTATCTGGTCTAAACCTAGTTCAATGGAAAGGCAGAATTGGGGAGCAGATGAACGGGCGTTTTGAGTTGGCGAGGCAGATGTAGTTTTGGTAGTTTGAGTGTGGATAGCTTTAGCATCTGATAAGGCGCGATCGCACACAGCCTGAATTTTCACCGGAGTTAGCGTCAAATCCATTTGTCCCGTTTCCATCCGGGTCAAATCTAAAATGTCATTAACCACGCTCATCAGGTGGCGTCCACTTTGATGGATCAGCCCCGCATAACGGGCTTGACGCTCGTTAAGTTCTCCCAACTGCTGATCCACCAGCAACCGCGATAATCCTAAAACGGCAGTTAGGGGAGTTTTGAGTTCATGACTAATACAAGCTAAAAATTCATCTTTCAACCGATTTAGTTGAATTAAATCGGCATTCTTTGCAGCCAATTCTTTGCAAAGCTGTTGCTGCTCAGTCACATCAGTAGCTAAAACTAACCACAAATCCTCGCTGAGTGCAACCTCATCTTCAGCACTCATGACTTGAAACTCAGGACTATCTAAGGGAATTTTGGCAAACTGCCAGATTCGCTCCTGACCATTTTGCACTTCGACGACACAAGTACAAGTCCCTACTTGACTATCCAAATAGCAGCGACTGTATACAGGAGCTGATGATGCTTCTTGCTGGACTAGTTCCTCTTCAGCACCATGCTCATTCTCCCTACCATTGGGATAAACCTTGATTGCTCGTTGGCTAACATATTCTGGTTTTTCGGAGCGGTTGGGGACAAGTATTGCCTCCACCTGTTGCCTAACTCCTTCTGGATCTTTCAAGGCTCCTAATTGCTCCCACCAGGCGGGATTTCGTGCTAACACCTCGCCAGTACCCGTTTGCAACATCAAAGGCCAAGGCAGTCTTTCCAGCAACTGTACCAGTGGCTGGTGTCCCAATGACTTGGGTTGATTTGGTGGCTGTAGACGAGTACCATACTCATGGCGATGCTCAGAACTTTGTAACCCAGCCATGCGTTCCTTAGCCAGCGATCGCAACAGGCGGGAACTATCCAGCAGCCCCAAATATTGGCCATCAGAGTCAATCAGCGCCCAATCTAAGTTCTGCTTTTCGGCTTGTGCATAGCTCAAGTGCAAGCCTAATTGCTCTACACGCTCAGAAGCTGATATTGTCTGTATTGGCTCAATTAGACCTTGACCCCAGATAGAGAGTGATTGGTGTAAATTTAGATTTTTATCGTCACTATGTGCTAATAATTTTTGGATTAAACGGGCAGAATACAGCAATCCTATGGGGCAGTGTTGTTGATTCACTACTACCAAACGATCGCACTGCTCTTGCTCAAAAATCTCCAACACCACTGCCAGAGAACTTGTTTGGGAGCAGCTAGGTACGGTTGCCTGAAAGTCATAAAGCGGGTAATCTAGCATTAGCATAGGGCTTTTGGGGTCATTCTTCCTGTGGAACCCTCCGGCATTTCCATCTGCCAACTGTTGATGGTGTTTTCGCCTGAAGCCATATCCTCTAAGAAGACTCATATAAGCAACTCTGGTTATTTCAACGCCATTAAAAAAACGGGATTTCGCCTCACGGGCACTTTTATATTTTTCCAAGAGGCGACGTTTCTAAGTTCTAGCAACTAGCCTCCCCAGTGTCTTACTGGTATTTAAACTCCTCATCGATAGCGACAGCTAAAACAATTATGGCCCCAAAGAATCGCTTTATAACCTTGAGGAATTATAATGATTTAGAATGGGACAATCCTTTAAGTTCGTTTAAGTATCTTATCAAGGAGCAAAATCAAAAAATCTATCTATTTATATACATAGATATGCAAATAATAGATTAATCACTGTGTCTTGCTATGCCCACAGATACCTCATCATCAAAGACCTACTAAGTTTAATTACTCAGTTGCTGCACTAAGTTGTTGAGTGGCTAGCACCCCAAGGCGTAAATCAAGCTACCATTTTAAACAAGTAAAAGCCTTGATATACAAAAGTTTTGACTTTTGACTTCCGCCTTGCGGTGCTAGCACTACCTGTTAACATAGAGCGTTATTTGGGGGTGGAATCAGCAGTTTACTGCATACCTAATATTCCCTTAGAAGCGTTAGCCAAACTGATCAGCCCACGTTTCTTGGTCAAGGCGATCAAGGAGATAGATTTAAGAATAAATGTTATTACCGATATTGATTCTACAACCTGATGTTAATAAATATTTAAAGAATCTAGTTGAGTTAGACAACCAAAAAGGTTGGAGCAGATGGGTATGGAAAGTTATTGACGCGATTATTGGCCACTTTTGCTATCTACCCGTTGCTGCAACTACCTCTGGAAAAATCAACTATTTACCAAATTGGCTCCAACAAAATCCAAATCAAGCATACACTGACAAGTACATTTATGTATTTGCCAGTCACACCCAAAAAAGCCAACAGCATTTCCAGGAGATGACTCCAGCAGAAAGGCAAGGATTATTAAGACACCTTAAATCAGATTATAGCCTGATTCTTATAAACTATTTTACCACAGATAAAACACTCAAAGAAAAAATTGATAAATTTATCAATACTATATTTTATGCGAATATTCCTGTGCCTCAAATCATTGAAATTCACATGGAGGTAATTGAAGAATTTTCTAACCAGCTAAAATTAGAAGGAAGGAGCAATGAAGCGTTACTTGATTACCGTTTAACGTTGATAGATATCCTGGCTCACCTATGCGAACTCTATAGAAGTTCAATTTCTAGATAAATTAAACTTATCGATGTTGTTAGCCACCGGCAATGGGCAAACAAATATTGTATTTATATTCTCATGACTAGCTTGTAAGTATATGGATAAAGCCAGAAAAACCTACGTTCTCAAACTTTACGTAGCAGGGAATACCCCTAATTCAGTCCGGGCATTAAAAACACTCAAAAATATTTTAGAGCAGGAGTTTAAAGGTGTTTATGCTTTAAAAGTGATCGATGTACTGAAAAGCCCGCAATTGGCAGAAGAAGATAAAATATTGGCGACGCCAACATTATCTAAAATTTTGCCTCCACCCGTTCGCAAAATTATCGGGGATCTTTCAGATAGGGAAAGAGTATTGATTGGGTTGGATTTGCTCTATGAAGAACTGATTGAAGGAGATTTTGAAGAGGAAAATAATTAATGATCCAAAAGACCATTTATACAATAAGTCTTAACTGTGTACGGGAGCCATGTTTACAAATAGCCTCGAAAGAATAGAGTCAAAAATTTAGTAATTAGTAATAAAAAACAGTTTTAATACCCTTTTGTTATCAAGCAATGAGTGAAACAGAGCAAGTAAAACCAAAAAAGACACCGAAAATTGGAGGTGTAGAAAAAATTCGCACGATGATCGAAGGGTTTGACGATATTAGTCATGGTGGTTTACCAATTGGTAGAACTACCTTGATTAGTGGCACTTCCGGTACAGGCAAAACTTTATTCTCTCTTCAGTTTCTCTATAACGGCATCACCTACTTTGACGAAGCAGGAGTATTTGTTACTTTTGAAGAATCACCCAGTGATATTATTAAAAACGCTCATGTTTTTGGGTGGAACCTGCCACGCCTAATCGAGGAAGGCAAGTTGTTTATTCTCGATGCATCTCCCGATCCTGAAGGTCAGGATATCGTTGGTAATTTTGACCTGTCTGCACTAATTGAGCGATTGCAATATGCTATTCGCAAATACAAAGCTAAACGAGTTTCAATCGACTCAATAACAGCAGTATTTCAGCAGTATGAAGCGATGGGAGTAGTCCGGCGCGAAATTTTTCGCCTAGTAGCCCGTCTCAAACTACTCAATGTCACCACTATTATTACAACTGAACGTAGCGAAGAATATGGCCCCGTTGCCTCTTTTGGAGTGGAAGAATTTGTTTCCGATAATGTAGTAATTGTTCGCAACGTTTTAGAAGGAGAACGCCGTCGTCGCACAACTGAAATTCTCAAGTTGCGCGGCACAACTCACATGAAAGGCGAGTATCCCTTCACGATTACTAATGAAGGGGTTAACATCTTCCCTCTGGGAGCAATGCGCTTGACTCAACGATCTTCTAATGTCAGGGTATCTTCTGGTGTCAAAACCTTAGATGAAATGTGCGGTGGTGGTTTCTTTAAAGATTCGATTATTTTGGCAACAGGAGCCACAGGGACTGGTAAAACCCTGTTAGTAAGTAAGTTTATTCAAGATGGCTGCCTGAATGGAGAACAGGCAATATTATTTGCTTACGAAGAATCACGCGCTCAACTATCTCGTAATGCTTCCTCTTGGGGAATTGATTTTGAAGAATTAGAAGATCAGGGTTTACTCAAAATAATTTGTACCTATCCCGAATCAACTGGTTTAGAAGACCACTTACAAATTATAAAATCAGAAATTGCTGTCTTCAAACCAGCCCGCATCGCCATTGACTCCCTATCAGCATTAGCTAGAGGAGTGAGCAATAATGCATTTAGGCAGTTTGTAATTGGTGTGACGGGTTATGCTAAACAAGAAGAAATTACTGGTTTCTTTACCAACACAACTGACCAATTTCTGGGAGCGCATTCCATTACTGACTCTCATATTTCCACGATAACCGATACAATTCTGATGCTACAGTACGTAGAAATTCGTGGAGAAATGTCGAGGGCAATTAACGTATTTAAAATGAGAGGCTCTTGGCATGATAAGGGCATTCGTGAGTATAATATTACTGCTGACGGGCCCGATATCAAAGATTCATTCCGAAACTACGAACGGATTATTAGCGGTGCTCCTACTCGCGTTAGTATCGATGAAAAGGCGGAACTTTCTCGCATTGTTAGACGTTTTGAAGACAAACAGAGTTCCGAACCCTAAATTTAGTATCGTAGTATATTCTTTCCTAAATTTAGTATCGTGCTATATTCTGTGGTGAAGAAAGGTTTTCTGCCGCTAGATTGATTTTCGTGTGAGGGATGCGGTGAAAGGACAGCAATTATTCCATAGCTTATTGCCTGGTGTGACAGCAGCGGTCTTAACAACTCAGCCGACTTGGGCTGGTACTGTAAAACTAACTGGGGTACAGCTGGCCTCTTCTCCTAGTGTTTTGACTTCCACTTATGGTCAAGACTTAGTTAGGGGCATCATGAATACGCAACTGCATAACGGTGCAAATGTTAGTGTTCCAACCCTAGTACCTGCTTTCGGTTTCACTAAACTTAGTATGAAGCCTTTAAGTAATAACAGTATTCCAGTGTTTACGGCTGAAAATACTGTTGTGCCGATAAAACAAGTACTTAAGAAAAATGAAGGTAGATTTTTCAGTTTGACACCTACCTCTAATTCTTCCCAACAGCTTGCTGTCAGACGTTCTGCTCAAAATAACCAAAAAAACAGTAATTCAAACGCTTCTGGGCAGGAATCAAAGAGCATAGTAGTTCCCAACTACACTTTAAAACCCTCTTCTGTCCAAAAAGAAATTTTGTCCCTGTCTTCTGCACAGCAGCCAGTGGTTCAAAAGATAAATACTGTTACTCAGTTGCAAACATTTTTACAAACTTCAGCTATAGGTGTAGGATCAGCAAAACTGTTGTCAGCGCCAAAATGTCCCCAGGAGTTGGGGAAAAGCAAAACTGATTCCTCAGCCGCTTTGCTACTGGCCTCAAGTACCTGCTTACAACAAAATGCTGCTGGCTTACGCATTGCTCAGAGTAATAACCCGATTCCGACAGAATCAACGCCAACTCCCACTGCACCGGAAACCGTAACTCCTGCACCAGAGGGTTCAGCGCAACCTTCCACAGTGCCGGAAACCGTAATTCCTGTGCCAGGGGGTTCAGTCCAACCTTCCACAGTGCCCAGAACCATAACTCCTGCGCCGTCAGGGCCGGTGCAAATTCCACAGAACTTGATTCCTAGCTCAAATCCCCTGCAATTTCCCACCAAACCGGAGGAAGTGAGACTTCAGGGAAATCAGCCGATTACTTTAGCACAGGCTCTAGAGTTAGCACGGCGCAATAATCGGGATTTACAGGTGTCTCTATTGGAGCTAGAACGCAATCGAGCGGCTCTACGCGAGGCGCAAGCTGCTTTGTTGCCCACTCTGGGAATTAGCACGGATCTTACTCGTAGTCAGTCTGCTAGTGGTCAGCTTCAAGACGAATTAAACGGGCAAAATCCGTTCGCCGTTCAGCAAGATCAACCCAGTACATCTTTTTCTGGTCAAGCAGAACTTTCATATAACATTTATACTTCTGGAAGAGTGCAAGCTAACATCAGAGGGGCTGAAGAACAGGTACGTTTTAATGAGTTGGCTGTAGAAACTCAGTCTGAGACAATCCGTCTGAATGTTGCCACTGACTACTATAATCT
It includes:
- the kaiC gene encoding circadian clock protein KaiC, with the translated sequence MSETEQVKPKKTPKIGGVEKIRTMIEGFDDISHGGLPIGRTTLISGTSGTGKTLFSLQFLYNGITYFDEAGVFVTFEESPSDIIKNAHVFGWNLPRLIEEGKLFILDASPDPEGQDIVGNFDLSALIERLQYAIRKYKAKRVSIDSITAVFQQYEAMGVVRREIFRLVARLKLLNVTTIITTERSEEYGPVASFGVEEFVSDNVVIVRNVLEGERRRRTTEILKLRGTTHMKGEYPFTITNEGVNIFPLGAMRLTQRSSNVRVSSGVKTLDEMCGGGFFKDSIILATGATGTGKTLLVSKFIQDGCLNGEQAILFAYEESRAQLSRNASSWGIDFEELEDQGLLKIICTYPESTGLEDHLQIIKSEIAVFKPARIAIDSLSALARGVSNNAFRQFVIGVTGYAKQEEITGFFTNTTDQFLGAHSITDSHISTITDTILMLQYVEIRGEMSRAINVFKMRGSWHDKGIREYNITADGPDIKDSFRNYERIISGAPTRVSIDEKAELSRIVRRFEDKQSSEP
- a CDS encoding KaiA family protein; the encoded protein is MLLPILILQPDVNKYLKNLVELDNQKGWSRWVWKVIDAIIGHFCYLPVAATTSGKINYLPNWLQQNPNQAYTDKYIYVFASHTQKSQQHFQEMTPAERQGLLRHLKSDYSLILINYFTTDKTLKEKIDKFINTIFYANIPVPQIIEIHMEVIEEFSNQLKLEGRSNEALLDYRLTLIDILAHLCELYRSSISR
- a CDS encoding TolC family protein, which produces MKGQQLFHSLLPGVTAAVLTTQPTWAGTVKLTGVQLASSPSVLTSTYGQDLVRGIMNTQLHNGANVSVPTLVPAFGFTKLSMKPLSNNSIPVFTAENTVVPIKQVLKKNEGRFFSLTPTSNSSQQLAVRRSAQNNQKNSNSNASGQESKSIVVPNYTLKPSSVQKEILSLSSAQQPVVQKINTVTQLQTFLQTSAIGVGSAKLLSAPKCPQELGKSKTDSSAALLLASSTCLQQNAAGLRIAQSNNPIPTESTPTPTAPETVTPAPEGSAQPSTVPETVIPVPGGSVQPSTVPRTITPAPSGPVQIPQNLIPSSNPLQFPTKPEEVRLQGNQPITLAQALELARRNNRDLQVSLLELERNRAALREAQAALLPTLGISTDLTRSQSASGQLQDELNGQNPFAVQQDQPSTSFSGQAELSYNIYTSGRVQANIRGAEEQVRFNELAVETQSETIRLNVATDYYNLQQADEQVRIAQSAVQNSEASLRDAEALERAGVGTRFDVLRSQVNLANAQQNLTNARSQQTISRRQLATRISLPQAVNISAADPVQLAGLWNPTLEQSIVLAYQNRPELQQQLAQRNASEQQRRQALAELGPQVSLVARYDLLDQFDDNASATDGYSFGVRATLNLFDGGAARARAAQSRANIAIAETRFAQERNQIRFQVEEAYSTQQSRLENVQTANTALEQAREALRLARLRFQAGVGTQTDVINSENDLTQAEGNRVTAILDYNRALAQLQRSVTLRGLR
- the kaiB gene encoding circadian clock protein KaiB, which translates into the protein MDKARKTYVLKLYVAGNTPNSVRALKTLKNILEQEFKGVYALKVIDVLKSPQLAEEDKILATPTLSKILPPPVRKIIGDLSDRERVLIGLDLLYEELIEGDFEEENN
- a CDS encoding hybrid sensor histidine kinase/response regulator is translated as MLMLDYPLYDFQATVPSCSQTSSLAVVLEIFEQEQCDRLVVVNQQHCPIGLLYSARLIQKLLAHSDDKNLNLHQSLSIWGQGLIEPIQTISASERVEQLGLHLSYAQAEKQNLDWALIDSDGQYLGLLDSSRLLRSLAKERMAGLQSSEHRHEYGTRLQPPNQPKSLGHQPLVQLLERLPWPLMLQTGTGEVLARNPAWWEQLGALKDPEGVRQQVEAILVPNRSEKPEYVSQRAIKVYPNGRENEHGAEEELVQQEASSAPVYSRCYLDSQVGTCTCVVEVQNGQERIWQFAKIPLDSPEFQVMSAEDEVALSEDLWLVLATDVTEQQQLCKELAAKNADLIQLNRLKDEFLACISHELKTPLTAVLGLSRLLVDQQLGELNERQARYAGLIHQSGRHLMSVVNDILDLTRMETGQMDLTLTPVKIQAVCDRALSDAKAIHTQTTKTTSASPTQNARSSAPQFCLSIELGLDQIVADELRLRQMLVHLLSNAFKFTEISGEIGLRVSRWEGWIAFTVWDTGIGIPEHQQHLIFQKFQQLENPLTRQFEGTGLGLVLTRALARLHGGDVSFLSREGKGSQFTLLLPPSPPKTGFLEPDMGTGEEEETRYQSTRENSAATRQHVSTPAQHHLASSQRLVLVVEAVARYIEDLTEQLKGLGYRVVIARSGTEAVEKARRLQPIAIFLNPLLPLLSGWDVLTLLKSDTATRHISVIVTATAAEKEQAFANRADGFLSLPVENHLLAPVLEKLCTSPAVLPQGSNNSVIIPTKTPLRILRLVNPQLESVNPHPSLREHRVIEVDDLDQAELLARVWQFDVILLDVESTTAQIYLQELIQHPRLAAIPLVTCDVATTLIASKIPELSVFPYLTPFAKDNSSRTEKTDALLSVLEIASGICCPPNILVVDLTMLRDLPQVRRKQLKGSRTAKNCSISSETAERGSEWFQALIQYLQTAGFKAAMSPCWAEVLQQIRHQSVDLLLICLGESAIHKDVLKALKTLGDSPDKLPPILVLNQRLNHPETSFQPGVAYKEIDKQKKNSLESIETVVGAIATQILPRSISMEDLLNQINHALAVNGYNGKC